A DNA window from Helicobacter jaachi contains the following coding sequences:
- a CDS encoding TrbC/VirB2 family protein, with product MKIAKSHNILFVVIGILFLFPDFACAADLQTMVSKITNWLSTGLKAIGTIIIIAVGIYFMKNLDRWKEIFLTCIGIIAATLIIMNADTIANTFFSN from the coding sequence ATGAAAATAGCAAAGTCGCATAATATTTTATTTGTAGTTATAGGAATATTGTTTTTATTCCCTGATTTTGCTTGTGCTGCTGATTTGCAAACAATGGTGAGCAAAATTACAAATTGGCTTTCAACAGGACTTAAAGCCATAGGCACAATCATCATCATTGCAGTTGGCATTTACTTTATGAAGAATCTTGATAGATGGAAAGAGATATTCCTCACTTGTATAGGTATTATTGCAGCAACTCTTATCATTATGAATGCTGATACCATCGCAAATACCTTCTTTAGCAATTAG